AAAAGAGATTGATTTTATTCCACAATATGCAGTTGTAGCAGAACCAACTTGTGAAGAAGTATTTGGAGATGCTATAAAAGTAGGGCGACGAGGAAGTATAAATGGATACATCACTATAAAAGGAAAGCAAGGACACGCAGCTTATCCTGAAAAATGCATAAATCCAGTACATGATTTTGCGCATATTTTACCAAAAATAGCTGCACATAATCTTGATGATGGAGATGAATACTTTGCTCCAAGTAAGATGGTAATAACTGATATAAGAGGTGGTATGCAAGTTACAAATGTAACTCCACCAAATCTAAAACTAATGTTTAATGTAAGAAACTCAACAAATACAAAAAGAGAAGATGTTGAAAAGTTTATCCATAAAAACTTAGAGGGCTTAGACTATGAGTTTAGAACTACACAAGGCTCATTTCCTTTTGTAACAAACAAAGAGTCAAAAGTTGTACGTGCTATGGAAACTTCAATATCAAAAGTACTTGGAGTAACTACAAAGCACTCAACAGCAGGTGGAACAAGTGACGCTAGATATTTTGGAGCATTTGGCATAGAAGCTATCGAATTTGGTGTTATAAACGATACTATTCACTCTGTGGGTGAGAGAACAACAGTTAAAGAAGTAGAGGGTTTAACTGATGTTTATGTGGATTTGATTAGGAATTTTTAATACTATATATTGTGTAAATATGCAGTGAATTTAAAGTAAAATTTATTTAAATCATTTATAAAAAATCAATGATTACAATGATTATAATAAGATTTAGGGGTTAATTATGGATAATGATTTAATAAAAATACATAATTGTAAAAATTATTTAGAAGAAAAGATAAGGGTTAAAAAAATGACATACAAGGCATTGTAATGCAATGTATGATATGTGGTAGACAAGTAGGTGGCGAAAAAAGTATTAGAAATAGAAATTTGAACGAAATTCCACCTTTTAATGAAAAGATTAATATAGAAATAGAAAAATCTTTACAAAAAAGAGTTGATTCTTTTAGAAAAAAAAAGTTTTATTATGTATTGTATGAAAAAATTAAAGAAAAAAATAATTATTCAGATGAAATGATGTATGGATTATTAAAGTCAATGCTATCTTTAGCTACGGAAGCAAAAATTAAAACTATAGAAGAATCTAAGTTTTGTAAACTAAATAATGAACCAAAGTTAACAGAGTGGCTTATTAAATTCTTAGATAGAGATTTTCATATAAGATCAGAATTAAAAGGGAAATATATTTTAACTAAAAAAAATGTGAAAGTAGATTTAATGTTGTATCCTAAGGAGCACTTAATAGAATGTGGTTTTGATAAAGATTATTTTGCAATTGAAATAAAATATTTAGATCCTTTTCATGAATTATTTAAAAAAGGTTCTGAAATGTTTTGGCAAGCGATAACATATAAAGACTCAGCATTTGAAATAAAGAATAAAACAATAATACCTAAGTTTACACTTGTCTTTACTAATTTGTCATTTAAGAATCAAAGAAAGAAATTATTATCAAGAGTTGATTGGGATATGCCTAGTATGTGGCGAGCTTATAGTCATTTAGCTAGTCATGCTGGGGTTGGAATTTTAGAAATTTTAGAACCATATATAGATTATAAAACAAAAGAAAAAAGTCAAACTGGCTGGAAAATATTTTTTGCTACGAGTGAATATTTTACTAAAGATAGAGAAGGTAACTATAAATTGAATAATCCGTATGTATCAAGAAAAAAGAGTGCAGGAAATATTTCTTAGTTTTAATATAAAAGTAAAACAAAATAGATAGAACAAAGTTATAAAAGAAGAAATATATAACTCAAGGTAGATTTTAGTATAAAATGCAAATAATAAAATACAATAAAAACTATTCAAAGCAAATACCTGAACTATTTACAAACAGCATTCACAAAACATGCAATAAAGACTATACAAAAGAGCAGTTAAATGCTTGGGCAAAGTTAGATATTGATTATGAGGCTTGGGAAAAAAGATTAGATAAAACAAAACCATATTTAGCTATAGATGATAAAAAGTTAGTTGGTTTTGCAGAGTTTTATGAAGATTATATTGATTGCTTTTATATACATCATGAGTATCAAGGAAAAGGGCTTGGAAAAGCATTTCTACTTTATATTTTAAAAAAAGCAAGACAAAATGAGATTAAAAAATTAAGAGTTGATGCAAGTATTACTGCAAAACCTTTTTTTGAAAAGTATGGGTTTAAAGTAGTAAAGAGAAATATTATAAAAAGAGATAATCAATTACTTATTAATTATTTAATGACTTTTAATTAGAAAGATATTATAGTAATGCATAATTGAAATTTATTTATTTTTATAAGTAAAAAAAGGAAAACAAATGGAACAAAATAGTAAAACAAACTTTTTTATTTTGGGGGTATTTATATTTTTGGGTTTAAGTACTTTAGGATATTTTTTTAAAAATGCTGTTGTTGAGTATAAGCAGTATGATAGAACAGTAAAGGTAAAGGGCTTATCTCAAAAAGAGTATAAAGCAGATATTGTTATTTGGCCAATCTCTTATACACAAGTTAGTAACAATCTTGAAGAGTTATATAAAACAGTAGAACAGAACAATAAAAAAATAGATGATTTTTTGAGTTCAAATGATATAGAAAAAAGTGAAATAAGTTTTTCTGCTCCTATAATTACAGATAAAGTTGCACAACAGTATGGAAGTGAGAAGATAAACTATAGATATAATGCAAAACAAACAATAACTGTATATTCAAAAAATATTGATAAAGTAAGAGATGTAAAAAAATCTTTATCAAAACTTGGAAAACAAGGTATTGTTTTTTCAGGAGAAAATTATAACAATAAAACAGAGTATATTTTTACAAGATTAAATGAAGTAAAACCTAAAATGATAGAAGAAGCGACAAAAAAAGCAAGAGAAGTAGCACAAAAATTTGCAATAGATTCAAAAAGTAAATTAGGTAAGATAAAAAAAGCTTCACAAGGTCAATTTTCAATCTCACAAAGAGATAAAAACAACCCTCAAATAAAAAAAATAAGAGTTGTTTCAACAGTTGAGTATTATTTAACTGATTGATAAAATAAAATTTATAATAAGGAATAATTTATAATGATTATAGCTATAGTAAAAGCAAAAATAAAAAAAGATAAACATGAAGAATTAAGAAAGATAGCTGATATTTTACAATATGAATATGCAGTAAATGAAAAAGGTTGTGAACAATATGAATCATTTATTGATGGTGATGTATTTTTAACTATTGAGAGATGGAGTTCACAAGAGCTACTTGATTTACACCTTGAAGCAGAACATGTTAAAACATATGTTCCAAAATTAAGAGATTGTGTTGAAAATGAAACATTTGACGTTCAATTTATAAAAAGTGATGATGTGTCTTTTGTAAAGATTTAAAGGAATAAAATGAAAACTTATAGGATTACTTAGTGGATTGCATAGTGCAAAAGTAGTTCTTTATAGTGTAGATTTTCATGAGATAAAAAAAGCTTCACAAGGTCAATTTTCAATCTCACAAAGAGATAAAAACAACCCTCAAATAAAAAAAATAAGAGTTGTTTCAACAGTTGAGTATTATTTAACTGATTGATTTATGAGGGTATATTTTCTCTCTATTTTGAAATGATAAAACTAATTTATTAAGAATTGTTCCAGAATCTATATTGATAGCTTTTTGAATAGTTTGAGATTTATGCCAATTTTCTTTGCCTGTTAAGAATATTGGTAAATATACAATTAAAGCAGCGGAAATAGAACGCGTAGCACTTTCCCACAAGTAACTAGGCGTGTGATCTACTGCATAGTAGTCTGTTGTATCATATTTAAACATTGGGTTTTTAAAAGTGGTGGGTTTTGCAAAGAAAAAGCCCATTTTTTCATCACAACTAATATCTATAATTAGACTATTTGGCTTTAAAGATTGACTCTCTTTTTCAATTAGAAAATTAGTGGGATTTGTAGTGTCTTGAAAAATTCCATTAACTATAATATCAGCTTGACTAATTAGTTCTTCAAGTGGTGTTACAAGGCCATCATGTTCTACAACTTCCATTCGAGAATCATCTGTATTTCCTTCTTGTATTCTTACATAATGACAATCTAAAATCTCTTCTCTGACTTCATTGTCAGGTCGTTGAACGCAAATAGTAATATCTCTAAAACCATGTGCTTTTAAAGCATATATTGCCCCACGACTAACTGCACCAAATCCAAAGATTATAGTTTTTCTTTGATTCCCATAATGTCCATCTATTCCTTTTAGTTGTAAAGCATGTAAAACAGCACAATATCCTGCCATTTCATTATTTTTATAAAAGGTGTGTCTTCCTATTTGACCTGTGGGCGACCAAATAAACATATCTTCAAAGGCTATAAGTGTTAGTTTTCTTTCTATTGCAATTTGTGTTATATCTTCTTGTTGTACACAATGTACATATCCCCAAAGTGTTCCACCAATTTTTAGCTCTTTTAAATCTTCAAGAATAGGTTTATTTATTATTACTGTTCCTATTTTTGATAATAAATTATGTCTTGTATCAACACCACCACTTAAAGCTATAATTTTTTCATCTGAAAAACCAAAAGGTTCACCATAGCCTTTTTCAAATATTAATTGTTCTCTTAAATTTTTTGGAATACGAATTAAGTGTTCAGGGTGAATTGGAAGTCTTTTTTCATCTACTTTTTTAGAAGTTCCAATGACTCCTATTTTCAATTTATTCATCTTGTCATTTCCTTTGTTGAATAAGTAAGTATGACCTTATGGACGAAGATGTAAGTTCCGTAGATATGTCTGCTATCATTTTAGTTTATCTAAATAAAATTTTTAAAGCAAATGAACTATAACAATAATTTAATTATTTAAAAGCCTTTGGTTTCCAAATAAAATTATACTAATTCCTACAAAGATGATAAGTGAACCAATAATATCATATTTTGAAAAGCTTTGTTTCTCTACAAAAAAAAGCCAAGCCAAAGAAGATATAATATAAACACCACCATAAACAGCATAAGCTCGTCCAGCAAACTCTAAGTCTACTTTCGTAAGTAAAAATGCAAATAGTATAAGTGAAATAGTTCCAACAAAAAGCCAAAAAGATGATTTTTGAAGTTTAAATACCATCCAAAAACTATAACAACCAAGTATCTCAAAAAATGCTGCTAAAAAATATATACTAAACTCTTTTATCAAAAGAACTCCAAGTGTTAATTTTAGTATTGAAAATCATTACTAAATTGAACTTT
The window above is part of the Malaciobacter marinus genome. Proteins encoded here:
- the dapE gene encoding succinyl-diaminopimelate desuccinylase; its protein translation is MTVIELFQKLLRFKSITPDDDKAFDFIEEYLGNEWTCINIDKEDTKNRFYYKKFNNNPQHLCFAGHIDVVPTGEGWDVDPFAADIIDGVITARGTQDMKSGVAAYLYACKHAKNFDGTLSILMTSDEEGEGTYGTIKALEHLKEIDFIPQYAVVAEPTCEEVFGDAIKVGRRGSINGYITIKGKQGHAAYPEKCINPVHDFAHILPKIAAHNLDDGDEYFAPSKMVITDIRGGMQVTNVTPPNLKLMFNVRNSTNTKREDVEKFIHKNLEGLDYEFRTTQGSFPFVTNKESKVVRAMETSISKVLGVTTKHSTAGGTSDARYFGAFGIEAIEFGVINDTIHSVGERTTVKEVEGLTDVYVDLIRNF
- a CDS encoding GNAT family N-acetyltransferase, with protein sequence MQIIKYNKNYSKQIPELFTNSIHKTCNKDYTKEQLNAWAKLDIDYEAWEKRLDKTKPYLAIDDKKLVGFAEFYEDYIDCFYIHHEYQGKGLGKAFLLYILKKARQNEIKKLRVDASITAKPFFEKYGFKVVKRNIIKRDNQLLINYLMTFN
- a CDS encoding SIMPL domain-containing protein; the encoded protein is MEQNSKTNFFILGVFIFLGLSTLGYFFKNAVVEYKQYDRTVKVKGLSQKEYKADIVIWPISYTQVSNNLEELYKTVEQNNKKIDDFLSSNDIEKSEISFSAPIITDKVAQQYGSEKINYRYNAKQTITVYSKNIDKVRDVKKSLSKLGKQGIVFSGENYNNKTEYIFTRLNEVKPKMIEEATKKAREVAQKFAIDSKSKLGKIKKASQGQFSISQRDKNNPQIKKIRVVSTVEYYLTD
- a CDS encoding putative quinol monooxygenase, producing MIIAIVKAKIKKDKHEELRKIADILQYEYAVNEKGCEQYESFIDGDVFLTIERWSSQELLDLHLEAEHVKTYVPKLRDCVENETFDVQFIKSDDVSFVKI
- a CDS encoding N(5)-(carboxyethyl)ornithine synthase, which encodes MNKLKIGVIGTSKKVDEKRLPIHPEHLIRIPKNLREQLIFEKGYGEPFGFSDEKIIALSGGVDTRHNLLSKIGTVIINKPILEDLKELKIGGTLWGYVHCVQQEDITQIAIERKLTLIAFEDMFIWSPTGQIGRHTFYKNNEMAGYCAVLHALQLKGIDGHYGNQRKTIIFGFGAVSRGAIYALKAHGFRDITICVQRPDNEVREEILDCHYVRIQEGNTDDSRMEVVEHDGLVTPLEELISQADIIVNGIFQDTTNPTNFLIEKESQSLKPNSLIIDISCDEKMGFFFAKPTTFKNPMFKYDTTDYYAVDHTPSYLWESATRSISAALIVYLPIFLTGKENWHKSQTIQKAINIDSGTILNKLVLSFQNREKIYPHKSIS
- a CDS encoding YnfA family protein; translated protein: MIKEFSIYFLAAFFEILGCYSFWMVFKLQKSSFWLFVGTISLILFAFLLTKVDLEFAGRAYAVYGGVYIISSLAWLFFVEKQSFSKYDIIGSLIIFVGISIILFGNQRLLNN